A stretch of the Thermodesulfovibrionia bacterium genome encodes the following:
- a CDS encoding VF530 family protein, with translation MTDQQPNNPLHGITLEMILTRLVEHYGWDKMGKLIDIRCFNNDPSIKSSLKFLRKTQWAREKVEDLYLNWIYRMRSNEKHKE, from the coding sequence ATGACAGACCAACAACCAAACAACCCCCTTCACGGCATCACCCTGGAGATGATCCTCACCCGTCTTGTTGAGCATTACGGATGGGATAAAATGGGGAAGCTCATTGATATCAGGTGTTTTAATAATGACCCGAGCATAAAGTCGAGCCTGAAATTTCTGAGAAAGACCCAGTGGGCCAGGGAGAAGGTTGAAGACCTTTATCTGAATTGGATCTACAGAATGAGATCAAATGAAAAACATAAGGAATAG
- a CDS encoding S1-like domain-containing RNA-binding protein, translating to MAEIGRLNELRVVKEVGFGLYLDGGELGEILLPLRYVPEDCKVDDMLEVFIYLDSEDRIIATTEKPFAMVNDFALLKVVAVNSAGAFLDWGLPKDLLVPYSEQRPVMKEGESYVVRIYLDLNSNRLAASSKLDKFLNNEPGDLKPGQEVDLLICEQTDLGWKAIINNSYWGVLYDNEIFQPLNKGQKIKGFIKKIRDDKKIDLCLQKPGYEKVDDISETIITALKEQGGFIPVTDKSSPEIIYKLFGISKKTYKKAIGAIYKKKLITIENDGIKLVNKGSAK from the coding sequence ATGGCTGAAATAGGAAGATTAAATGAACTGAGGGTAGTCAAAGAAGTTGGTTTTGGGCTTTATCTTGACGGCGGGGAGTTAGGCGAGATACTGCTGCCGCTCAGGTATGTGCCTGAAGACTGTAAGGTTGACGATATGCTGGAGGTCTTCATATACCTTGATTCTGAAGACCGTATTATCGCAACTACTGAAAAGCCTTTTGCCATGGTCAATGACTTTGCGCTGCTAAAGGTTGTTGCTGTCAATTCTGCAGGCGCATTTCTTGACTGGGGCCTGCCAAAAGACCTGCTGGTGCCTTATAGTGAACAGAGGCCGGTCATGAAAGAGGGAGAATCGTATGTGGTCAGGATCTATCTCGACCTCAACAGCAACCGTTTGGCAGCATCCTCTAAACTCGACAAATTTCTCAACAACGAACCTGGCGACTTGAAGCCGGGGCAGGAAGTGGACTTATTGATATGCGAACAGACCGACCTTGGCTGGAAGGCCATTATTAACAATTCATACTGGGGTGTGCTTTATGATAACGAGATATTCCAGCCATTAAATAAAGGACAGAAGATAAAAGGGTTTATCAAGAAGATAAGGGATGATAAAAAAATTGACCTCTGCCTGCAGAAACCGGGATATGAAAAGGTCGATGATATATCAGAGACGATCATTACCGCGCTGAAAGAACAGGGAGGATTCATTCCGGTCACAGATAAAAGCTCTCCGGAAATTATTTATAAATTGTTCGGCATAAGCAAGAAGACTTACAAAAAAGCGATAGGCGCCATTTACAAGAAGAAACTTATTACTATTGAGAATGA
- a CDS encoding SET domain-containing protein, protein MIHPDTELKFINHEIGYGVVATKFIPKGTITWSLDKLDHIFTPLELNDMDDIYKSIISKYTFRDKCGNFILCWDNGRYVNHSFRSNCITTAYEFELAVRDIHVGEELTDDYGYLNVTEPFDCLPEKWSRRKRVNPDDPIYYHKNWDKKLRGAFKEFRSVEQPLKELIDAEVYRKCLAISQGEARMDSVLTCYYPGSNNLMEDSSISVG, encoded by the coding sequence ATGATACATCCCGATACTGAGCTTAAATTTATTAATCACGAGATTGGCTACGGAGTAGTTGCCACAAAATTCATTCCAAAAGGAACCATAACCTGGAGCCTGGATAAACTGGACCACATCTTCACCCCGTTAGAACTAAATGATATGGATGATATATATAAAAGTATCATCTCAAAATACACATTCCGAGATAAATGCGGCAACTTTATTTTATGCTGGGATAACGGAAGGTATGTAAACCACAGCTTCAGATCCAATTGCATAACTACCGCGTATGAGTTTGAGCTTGCGGTCAGAGACATTCACGTAGGTGAAGAACTGACCGATGATTACGGTTATCTCAATGTAACCGAGCCATTCGATTGCCTGCCGGAAAAATGGAGCCGGCGGAAGCGCGTCAATCCTGATGATCCAATTTATTATCACAAGAACTGGGACAAGAAACTTCGGGGCGCATTCAAGGAATTCAGAAGTGTGGAGCAGCCGCTGAAGGAATTGATAGATGCCGAAGTCTATAGAAAATGCCTTGCGATATCACAGGGCGAAGCGAGAATGGATTCTGTTCTGACATGCTACTATCCCGGCTCGAACAACCTTATGGAAGATTCCTCCATCTCTGTCGGCTGA